From the Candidatus Poribacteria bacterium genome, one window contains:
- a CDS encoding RNA-binding protein has product MGKRLYVGNLNYRTTEDVLGHTFALYGNVMDVTVIEGKGFGFVEMETDEDAAKAREELNGTELEGRTIRVDEARPRPERGSRMGGFGGYDSRDRW; this is encoded by the coding sequence ATGGGCAAGCGCCTTTACGTTGGCAACCTGAACTACCGCACGACCGAGGACGTCCTGGGACACACGTTCGCCCTCTACGGCAACGTCATGGACGTGACGGTCATCGAAGGCAAGGGCTTCGGCTTCGTCGAGATGGAAACCGACGAGGACGCCGCGAAAGCCCGCGAGGAACTCAACGGAACCGAGCTCGAAGGTCGCACGATCCGCGTCGATGAGGCGCGTCCGCGTCCCGAGCGGGGTTCCCGCATGGGCGGGTTCGGCGGCTACGACAGCCGCGACCGCTGGTAG
- a CDS encoding RNA-binding protein — MGKRLYVGNLNYQTTADTLGHAFAEHGNVMDVTVIEGKGFGFVEMETDEDAAKAREGLNGTELDSRTIRVDEARPRPERGSGGGYGSRDRW, encoded by the coding sequence ATGGGTAAGCGACTCTACGTCGGCAACCTGAACTATCAGACGACGGCTGACACGCTCGGACATGCCTTCGCCGAACACGGCAACGTGATGGATGTCACTGTCATCGAGGGCAAGGGTTTCGGCTTCGTCGAGATGGAAACCGACGAAGACGCCGCGAAGGCTCGCGAGGGCCTCAACGGCACCGAGCTTGACAGCCGCACGATCCGCGTCGACGAAGCCCGTCCGCGTCCGGAGCGAGGCTCTGGCGGCGGGTATGGCAGCCGCGACCGCTGGTAG
- a CDS encoding RNA-binding protein: MGRRLYVGNLNYRTTEDVLGHAFAEFGNVMDVTVIEGKGFGFVEMETDEDATKAREGLNGSELDGRTIRVDEARPRPERGAGGPRGGGGYGGGGGFGGGGRGGGRDRW; encoded by the coding sequence ATGGGTCGTCGTTTGTATGTCGGGAACCTCAACTACCGCACGACCGAGGACGTCCTCGGACACGCCTTCGCCGAGTTCGGGAACGTGATGGATGTCACGGTCATCGAAGGCAAGGGCTTCGGCTTCGTCGAGATGGAGACGGACGAGGACGCCACGAAGGCTCGCGAAGGTCTGAACGGCAGCGAGTTGGACGGTCGCACGATCCGCGTCGATGAGGCGCGTCCGCGTCCTGAGCGTGGCGCTGGCGGTCCTCGTGGCGGCGGCGGGTACGGCGGCGGTGGTGGTTTCGGTGGCGGCGGTCGTGGCGGCGGTCGCGATCGCTGGTAG